One genomic window of Tatumella citrea includes the following:
- the pqiC gene encoding membrane integrity-associated transporter subunit PqiC, translating into MNRILVLITALLLSACSSEADKQYYQLPAMPVTTPVATSSASLTSDQHVLWVEPVNVSDYLSGNGLAYQTSDVQYVIATSNLWASPLDQQLQQTLVSNLSQLMPGWLVTGSLAGNNYDTLSVTVTGFHGRYDGKAVISGSWILQKGDQSIRKPFSLVLKQDKDGYAALVRTLAEGWQQEARQIAQQISQ; encoded by the coding sequence GTGAACAGAATTTTGGTTTTAATTACTGCACTGTTACTCAGTGCCTGTAGTAGTGAAGCTGACAAGCAATATTATCAGTTACCGGCAATGCCGGTGACTACACCTGTTGCGACCAGTTCTGCTTCGCTGACCAGTGATCAGCATGTGTTATGGGTTGAACCGGTCAATGTGTCAGATTATCTGTCCGGCAATGGATTAGCGTATCAGACCAGTGATGTGCAATATGTCATTGCCACAAGTAATTTATGGGCCAGTCCCCTGGACCAGCAGTTACAGCAAACACTGGTCAGTAATCTGAGCCAGTTAATGCCAGGCTGGCTGGTGACCGGGTCACTGGCAGGTAATAACTACGATACGCTGTCAGTAACTGTCACTGGCTTCCACGGTCGATATGATGGTAAGGCGGTGATCAGCGGTTCATGGATATTACAGAAAGGAGATCAGTCAATCCGCAAACCTTTCTCACTGGTCCTGAAGCAGGATAAGGATGGTTATGCTGCGCTGGTCAGAACTCTGGCAGAAGGCTGGCAACAGGAAGCCAGACAGATAGCACAGCAAATCAGCCAGTAA
- the rmf gene encoding ribosome modulation factor, with the protein MKRQKRDRLERAHSRGYQAGITGRPKENCPYQTTDTRSHWLGGWRMAMAERSVFA; encoded by the coding sequence ATGAAGAGACAAAAAAGAGATCGCTTAGAGCGGGCACATTCACGCGGCTATCAGGCCGGAATAACCGGACGACCGAAAGAGAATTGTCCGTATCAGACCACTGACACACGCTCACATTGGCTGGGCGGATGGCGGATGGCAATGGCCGAACGTTCGGTGTTTGCTTAA
- the fabA gene encoding bifunctional 3-hydroxydecanoyl-ACP dehydratase/trans-2-decenoyl-ACP isomerase, with protein sequence MVDKRDSYTKEDLAASGRGELFGENGPPLPAGNMLMMDRVVKMSETGGKYDKGFVEAELDITPDLWFFACHFVNDPVMPGCLGLDAMWQLVGFYLGWLGAEGKGRALGVGEVKFTGQVLPTAKKVTYKIHFKRVINRKLVMGVADGEVFVDGQLIYNANDLKVGLFKDAAAF encoded by the coding sequence ATGGTAGATAAACGCGATTCCTATACAAAAGAAGACCTTGCTGCCTCCGGACGCGGAGAGCTATTTGGCGAGAATGGCCCGCCATTACCAGCAGGGAACATGCTGATGATGGACCGTGTCGTCAAAATGTCCGAAACGGGTGGTAAGTACGATAAAGGTTTCGTTGAAGCTGAATTAGATATCACTCCTGATTTATGGTTTTTTGCCTGCCATTTCGTCAATGACCCGGTTATGCCTGGTTGTCTGGGCCTGGATGCTATGTGGCAACTGGTTGGTTTTTACCTTGGCTGGCTGGGTGCCGAAGGTAAAGGACGTGCACTGGGTGTAGGTGAAGTTAAATTCACCGGACAGGTATTACCGACAGCGAAGAAAGTCACTTACAAAATCCACTTCAAACGCGTTATCAATCGCAAGTTGGTAATGGGTGTTGCTGATGGAGAAGTTTTCGTTGATGGTCAGTTGATCTACAACGCTAACGATCTGAAAGTGGGTCTGTTCAAGGACGCTGCGGCGTTCTAA
- a CDS encoding AAA family ATPase gives MISSQLSWQALQPDTSQYEAAFSRPSDDDDDIQASVQPRLMNALAYLDSQTLMTVLMVRSQENTDYLSRIASACMAVSESDPENPAVAQGWNYQQQTDGSYLLAEAPADQALFCQQSGIYFSEWVECSELFGVVRQQGNKLVPEPGLLHQANGGTLILSVRTLLEQPLMWLRLKKYLTNGSFEWVPADERKPFPFALPALPLNVKLILCGDRDALAAFQESEPELMENALYSEFEEQWRIHDDEDMTLWCEWVRTLCRELMLPEIADDGWPLLVVEGCRYTGDQTLLPLCPRWIQRQLMDAVTYGGEINAESLRGALEARVWRESFLPERMQEEISEQQILIDTDGEVTGQVNGLSVLDFPGHPRPWGEPSRITCVVHYGDGEVMDIERKAELGGNLHAKGMMIIQAYLISELELEQQLPFSASMVFEQSYSEVDGDSASLAELCALVSALSQQPLSQSIAVTGSVDQLGNIQPVGGLNEKIEGFFTVCSQRELTGKQGVIIPQTNVRHLSLSTEVVEAVKAGQFHLWAVDSAEEAIELLTGKKWRADDESEDLLSLIQERITRATQPETRGGTGLLRWLNWFNQR, from the coding sequence TTGATCAGCTCTCAACTTTCCTGGCAAGCCCTGCAGCCGGATACCAGCCAATATGAGGCTGCTTTCTCCCGGCCGTCCGATGATGATGACGATATTCAGGCATCTGTACAGCCCCGTTTAATGAACGCTTTGGCCTATTTAGACAGTCAGACCCTAATGACAGTGCTGATGGTACGTAGTCAGGAAAATACTGACTATCTTTCCCGAATTGCCTCCGCCTGTATGGCGGTGTCTGAATCCGATCCAGAGAATCCTGCTGTTGCCCAAGGTTGGAATTACCAGCAACAGACTGACGGTAGTTATTTACTTGCGGAAGCCCCGGCAGACCAGGCATTATTCTGCCAGCAATCCGGGATTTATTTCAGTGAATGGGTCGAATGCAGCGAATTGTTCGGAGTTGTTCGCCAACAGGGTAACAAACTGGTTCCTGAGCCTGGCTTACTCCATCAGGCTAACGGAGGGACACTGATCCTTTCCGTTCGAACCCTGCTTGAACAACCTCTGATGTGGTTGCGCCTCAAAAAATACCTTACCAACGGTTCTTTTGAATGGGTTCCGGCTGATGAACGTAAGCCCTTCCCTTTTGCTTTGCCAGCCTTGCCTCTGAATGTAAAACTGATCCTGTGTGGCGATCGTGATGCTCTGGCAGCGTTTCAGGAATCGGAGCCTGAACTGATGGAGAATGCTCTTTATAGCGAATTTGAAGAGCAGTGGCGTATCCACGATGATGAAGATATGACGCTATGGTGTGAGTGGGTAAGAACCCTGTGCCGTGAGCTCATGTTGCCTGAAATTGCTGATGATGGCTGGCCACTGTTGGTGGTTGAAGGTTGTCGTTATACCGGTGATCAAACCTTGCTACCACTTTGCCCACGCTGGATACAGCGACAACTGATGGACGCGGTGACTTACGGTGGCGAAATTAATGCTGAATCATTGCGTGGTGCGCTGGAAGCCAGAGTATGGCGTGAAAGCTTTCTCCCTGAAAGAATGCAGGAAGAAATCAGCGAACAACAGATTCTTATTGATACTGATGGTGAAGTGACTGGTCAGGTCAACGGATTGTCTGTACTGGATTTCCCTGGTCATCCGCGCCCCTGGGGTGAGCCATCACGTATTACCTGTGTGGTTCATTACGGCGATGGCGAAGTAATGGATATTGAACGAAAAGCTGAACTGGGCGGTAATCTTCATGCTAAAGGTATGATGATTATCCAGGCGTATCTGATTTCTGAGCTTGAACTCGAACAACAATTGCCTTTCAGTGCATCAATGGTGTTTGAACAGTCATATTCAGAAGTTGACGGAGACAGTGCCTCGCTGGCTGAACTTTGTGCCTTAGTCAGTGCCTTATCTCAGCAACCGCTGTCGCAGTCAATCGCGGTTACCGGTTCAGTAGATCAGTTGGGTAATATTCAGCCGGTTGGCGGGCTCAATGAAAAAATCGAAGGTTTTTTCACGGTATGCTCTCAACGGGAGCTCACCGGCAAACAAGGGGTGATTATTCCGCAAACGAATGTCCGTCACCTTTCGCTAAGTACTGAAGTGGTGGAAGCGGTAAAAGCAGGACAGTTTCACTTGTGGGCAGTAGACAGTGCTGAAGAAGCTATTGAATTACTCACTGGTAAGAAATGGCGTGCTGATGACGAAAGCGAGGATCTTTTATCGCTGATCCAGGAGCGTATTACCAGAGCAACTCAACCTGAAACCAGAGGCGGTACAGGGCTGTTACGTTGGCTTAACTGGTTCAACCAGCGTTAA
- the matP gene encoding macrodomain Ter protein MatP, translating to MKYLQLENLESGWKWKYLVKKHREGEAITRYPEQSAAEEAVRILITLEHRPGEIAGWIEQHMNPVLFNRMKQTIRARRKRHFNAEHQHTRKKSIDLEYLVWQRLAGLAQRRNNTLSETIVQLIEDAERKEKYASQMSSLKQDLQSILGQGSESK from the coding sequence ATGAAATATCTGCAACTTGAGAATCTGGAGTCCGGCTGGAAATGGAAGTACCTGGTGAAAAAGCACAGGGAAGGTGAAGCCATCACCCGATATCCGGAACAGAGTGCTGCGGAAGAAGCGGTGAGAATACTGATCACTCTTGAACACCGGCCCGGAGAGATTGCTGGCTGGATTGAACAACATATGAATCCGGTGTTGTTTAACCGGATGAAGCAAACTATCAGGGCTCGCAGGAAAAGGCATTTTAACGCGGAGCACCAGCATACCCGCAAGAAATCAATCGATCTCGAATACCTGGTATGGCAACGACTGGCGGGGCTGGCACAGCGTCGCAACAATACATTGTCAGAAACGATTGTTCAGTTGATTGAGGATGCGGAAAGGAAAGAAAAATATGCTTCGCAGATGTCTTCACTGAAGCAGGATCTGCAATCAATTCTCGGGCAGGGTTCTGAGAGTAAATAG
- the ompA gene encoding porin OmpA, with translation MKKTAIAIAVALAGFATVAQAAPKDNTWYTGGKLGWSQYHDTGFYGNNYDVSNAPKKNQLGAGAFVGYQANQYLGFELGYDWLGRMPYGSTNHGAFKAQGVQLAAKLSYPIMDDLDVYTRLGGMVWRADSKDYRNGYSDHDTGVSPLAAVGVEYAITQNWATRLDYQWVNNIGDAQTVGARPDNSMLSVGVSYRFGQDDAPAPVAAPAPAPAPVVETKHFTLKSDVLFNFNKATLKPSGQQALDQLYTQLSSVDPKDGSVVVLGFTDRIGSAQYNQKLSEQRAQSVVNYLISKGIPSNKISAQGMGKSDPVTGSTCDNVKGRAALIDCLGPDRRVEIEVKGIKDVVTQPQG, from the coding sequence ATGAAAAAGACAGCTATCGCAATTGCAGTGGCACTGGCAGGTTTCGCTACCGTAGCGCAGGCCGCACCGAAAGATAACACCTGGTACACCGGTGGTAAACTGGGCTGGTCTCAGTACCACGATACCGGGTTCTACGGTAACAACTACGACGTCAGTAACGCTCCTAAGAAAAACCAGCTGGGTGCCGGTGCATTCGTTGGCTATCAGGCAAACCAGTACCTGGGCTTTGAACTGGGTTATGACTGGTTAGGCCGCATGCCTTACGGTTCAACTAACCACGGTGCTTTCAAAGCACAGGGCGTTCAGTTAGCAGCTAAACTGAGCTACCCAATCATGGACGATCTGGACGTGTATACCCGTCTGGGCGGCATGGTATGGCGTGCAGACAGCAAAGACTACCGCAATGGTTACTCTGACCACGATACCGGTGTTTCTCCACTGGCAGCAGTTGGTGTTGAATACGCAATCACTCAGAACTGGGCAACCCGTCTGGATTACCAGTGGGTTAACAACATCGGTGATGCACAGACCGTTGGTGCACGTCCTGATAACTCAATGCTGAGTGTTGGTGTTTCTTACCGTTTCGGTCAGGATGATGCTCCAGCCCCTGTTGCAGCTCCGGCACCAGCTCCGGCCCCGGTTGTTGAAACCAAACACTTTACTCTGAAATCAGACGTACTGTTTAACTTCAACAAAGCAACTCTGAAACCAAGCGGCCAGCAGGCTCTGGATCAGCTGTACACCCAGCTGAGCTCTGTAGATCCTAAAGATGGTTCTGTTGTTGTTCTGGGCTTCACCGACCGTATCGGTTCAGCACAATACAACCAGAAACTGTCTGAGCAGCGCGCACAGTCTGTTGTTAACTACCTGATTTCTAAAGGTATCCCTTCTAACAAAATCTCTGCACAAGGTATGGGTAAATCTGACCCAGTTACCGGTAGCACCTGTGACAACGTGAAAGGCCGTGCTGCCCTGATCGATTGCCTGGGTCCAGACCGTCGTGTTGAGATCGAAGTTAAAGGTATCAAAGACGTTGTTACTCAGCCACAGGGCTAA
- the sulA gene encoding SOS-induced cell division inhibitor SulA: MRTQLLKSETFNVHRHSAPSSEACGCISELSYHAQHPALLNSLLLPLLKQLSEQSRWQLWLTPAHKLNRHWLQQSGLPLDKSMQVPSLTTEGGVRAMAKALRSGNFSVVVAWLPGHLTAAEREELEQAAKEGRTLGLIMREENDFNYSGRQENRLKIQSPLLH; the protein is encoded by the coding sequence ATGCGTACTCAGCTACTGAAATCAGAGACTTTTAACGTTCACCGTCACTCAGCCCCCTCTTCTGAGGCTTGCGGCTGCATCAGTGAGCTAAGTTATCATGCACAGCATCCTGCCCTGCTGAACAGTTTACTGCTACCTTTATTGAAGCAACTCAGTGAACAGTCACGCTGGCAGCTCTGGCTGACCCCGGCTCATAAACTAAACCGCCACTGGCTGCAGCAATCAGGCTTGCCACTGGATAAAAGCATGCAGGTGCCGTCACTCACCACTGAAGGGGGTGTCAGAGCAATGGCCAAAGCACTTCGCTCAGGTAATTTTAGTGTGGTTGTTGCCTGGTTGCCCGGACATTTGACAGCCGCTGAACGCGAAGAACTCGAACAGGCAGCAAAAGAGGGTCGTACTCTTGGTTTGATTATGCGGGAAGAAAATGACTTTAATTATTCCGGCAGACAGGAAAATCGATTGAAAATTCAGTCTCCCTTACTACATTGA
- a CDS encoding TfoX/Sxy family DNA transformation protein translates to MNISVQRVEESKKQLAELGEIQSRTQFGGYSLSVEKIVFALVSDGELYLRASETMQRYLQQRALQPFIFHKRGQCISLNYFKVDSRLWHHTDDLLALSRGSLNEARALREAQLNCQRLKDLPNLSIRLEMLLIEVGVTTVSRLRDLGAKQCWARLRSKNRHLGLKTLYALQGAISGQHQEVLAREVRDELKHWYQQFTQSPIITLRKGTKGPSTPS, encoded by the coding sequence ATGAATATATCCGTTCAACGTGTTGAAGAATCGAAGAAACAGTTGGCTGAACTCGGCGAAATTCAGTCACGTACCCAGTTTGGTGGGTACTCCTTATCAGTGGAAAAGATTGTGTTTGCACTGGTGAGTGATGGTGAGCTGTATTTGCGGGCGAGCGAAACTATGCAGCGTTACCTGCAACAACGCGCATTACAGCCATTTATTTTCCACAAACGTGGGCAATGTATTAGCCTGAATTACTTTAAAGTAGATTCCAGACTCTGGCACCACACCGATGATCTGCTGGCCCTATCCCGGGGATCCCTGAATGAAGCCAGAGCCTTGCGTGAAGCACAACTCAACTGCCAACGGCTTAAAGATTTGCCTAATCTGAGTATTCGCCTGGAAATGTTACTGATTGAAGTTGGAGTCACCACGGTGAGCCGGTTACGTGATCTGGGTGCCAAACAATGTTGGGCGAGGCTCAGAAGTAAAAATCGCCATCTTGGTCTGAAAACATTGTACGCATTACAAGGCGCAATCTCTGGACAGCACCAGGAAGTGCTGGCCAGAGAGGTCAGAGATGAGCTTAAACACTGGTATCAGCAATTTACTCAGAGTCCGATAATTACCCTGCGTAAAGGGACTAAAGGGCCTTCAACTCCTTCCTGA